The genomic window CCTTGATCACGGCGAGGACGTCGTCGCCGTCGGCCAGGGCGTCCGCGACGCGCTTGAGCACGAGCACGCCGACGCCTTCGGCGCGGACGAAGCCGTCCGCGTCGTCGGAGAAGGCGTGGATGCCTCCGGAGGGGCTGATCACGCCGAGTTCGCCGAACGCCGTAGAGACGAACGGGCTGGCCAGGATGTTCACGCCGCCGGCCAGGGCCACGTCGGCGTCGCCGGCGCGCAGGGCACGCACGGCGTCGTGGGTGGCGACCAACGAGGACGAACAGGCGGTGTCGACGTTGACGGAAGGCCCACGGAAGTCGAAGGCGTAGGACACGCGGTTGGGGATGATCGAGCTGGCGGTGCCGGTCAGCGCGTAGGGGTGGGCCTCCGCCGGGTCGGCGGTGATGAGCATGCCGTAGTCGTTGCTGGACGAGCCCATGAACACGCCGACGGCAGCCCCGCGCAGCTGGCTGGGCGGCAGGTGGGCGTCTTCTAAGGCGTGCCAGACCTCCTCCAACAGCAGCCGTTGCTGCGGGTCCATGTTGGCGGCCTCCACCGGGGACAGGCCGAAGAATTCGTTGTCGAAGACGTCGATGCCGTCCAGGTAGCCGCCGGCGGTGCTGACGGCGTCGATCTTGGCGGTGGTGACCGGGTCGGCGGCGTACTCCGCCCACCGACCTTCCGGGCGCTCGCCGGTGGCGGAACGGCCTTCGATGAGCAGGCGCCAGTATTCGTCGAGGTTCTTCGCGCCGGGGAAGCGGGCGGACATGCCGACTACGGCGATGTCGTGGGTGCCGGGGGCGCCGGCCGTCGGCGCGGCGGGGCGGGAGGTACGGCGGGTGGCGGTCTCGGCCGGGGGCCCGTCGACCAGTCGCTTCGCCAGCTGGGCGATCGTCGGATACTCGTAGGCGATCGTCGCGTCGAGCTGTGTGTCCAGCAGGTTTTCCAGCTCTCCGGACAGCACCACGGCGTCACGGGAGGACAGACCGAAGCGTTCCATCGGGGTGGCGTCGGTGATCTCGTCCACGCTCAGTTCCGTGGTGCGCGCGACCCAGTTCTTCAGCCACTCCCGGAGTTGGGACTCGGTCATCGAGGTTGAGCTCATCCGAAGGATCTTCCTTACTAACTAAAAGAGGGACGTTGCCGGGCTGTTGCCGTTGATTATGACAATTGTCGTCGTAAACGCCACTAAGGTCTATGGCTGTCTATCGTCACATTGTTCCACGATGTTTCTTTCCCCAGCTCATTAGGCTGCGATACCGCAGAAAGTCTGTTCCGCCGGGGTGAGGCGGGCATCTCGCGGCGCCGAAAACGCGAAATCCTCCCGCCGGCCGGGGCGGGAGGATCATCGGCTGGGGAGTTTAGGCGTTCTCCGCCAGGTAGTTGCGCTGGTTCACGCGTCGGGCGATCTTGCCCGAGGAGGAACGGGCGATCTCGTTCGGCGCCAGCACCCGGATCTCGTCCGGGGTGACCCCGTGGATGGAGCTGACGGCGGCGCGCACGGCCTCCACGGCCTCGGCGTCGCCGGTGGTCTCGGCGTCGTCGGCGCGCTCCAGCAGGACGACGAGCTTTTCGACGTCGTCGCCCGGCACGGCGAAGGCCGCGACGGAGTCGGCGCGCACGTGCTCGCTCGCCTCCTGGACGGTGGCCTCGATGTCCTGCGGGTAGTGGTTGCGGCCGGCGATGATCACCAGGTCCTTCAGTCGGCCGGTGATGTAGAGCTGGCCGTCCACGATGACGCCCAGATCGCCCGTCGCCAACCACCCAGTATCCGGGGCGTCGGCCACGCGGGAGCCCTCCGCCAGGCGCTCGCCGAGCGTCTGGCCGAAGGTCTCGGCGGTCTCCTCCGGGCGGTCCAGGTAGCCGGCGGCGGTGTTGCCGCCGTTGGTCCAGATCTCGCCGACCAGGCCGTCGACGATCTCGTCCTTGGTCTCCGGGTCGACGATGGTCATCGCCTGCGGGCGCACGACCTGCCCGTTGGAGGCGAAGGACACGGCCTTCTCCGAGCCCTTCTCCACCTCCACGGCCTCGCCGTCGGCGAGCTTGTCGCGGTCGAAGTAGTTGATCAGCGGGCGCTCCTGCGTCTGCGGGGTGGACACCAGCAGGGAGGCCTCCGCCAGGCCGTAGGACGGGCGCAGGGCCGTCGGCTCCAGGCCGAAGGGGGTGAAGGCCTCGACGAAGTTGTTGACGGCGGACTCGCTGACCGGCTCAGAACCGATGATGATGCCGTCGATGTTGTCGAAACGGGCGTCGGAGCCCTCCTCCGGCGTGCCGTAGCGCACGGCCATCTCCAGGGCGAAGTTCGGGACGACGGCGTAGGTGTGGATGTCGTCCTCACTACGGCGGGAGATTTGCTTGACCCAGCGGGACGGCTGCTGCACGAAGTCGCGCGGGTTCATCATCTCCATCGGCAGGCCGAGCAGGATGACGAAGACCGCCAGGATGATGCCCATGTCGTGGTGCAGGGGCAGCCAGGTCACCAGGCGCAGCGGCATCTTCAGCTGAACCGCGGTGAAGATCTGCAACACGTTGGTCAGGATCGACCGGTTGGTCAGCACCACGCCGGCCGGGGTGCGGGTCGAACCGGAGGTGTACTGCAGGAAAGCGGTCTGGTCGATCGGCATCGTGGTCGCCGAGGCCATCAGCTGCTGGCCCTGCAGGGTGGTCGACGGGTTGACGTAGCTCTCCGCCAACGAATCCGGCAGCGAATCCACCGCCAGGATGCGGGGGCGCTCCCGCGACGGGGTGTCCGCGAAGTGCTCGCGCACGGCCCCGGCGGCGTGCTTGTTGGTCAGCACGACGGTCGGCGTGGAGTCCGCCAGCACCGCCTTGAGGTGCTCGCCGTGGCCCGGCTCGTTCGGGTCGTACAGCGGCACCGGCACCATGCCCGCGTAGAGGGCGCCGATGAAGGCGAAGAGGTACTCCGGGGAGTTGCCGGCGAGGATGGCCACGCGGTCGCCGATCTTGGCCACCTGCTGCAGCCGGGCCGCCACCGACTTGATGCGGGTGTTGATCTCGGTGCGGTTGTAATCGACCGCGACGCCCGCACGAGACTCGGAATAGTCCCAGAAGCGCAGGCAATGGCGTTCACCGCCGCCGGTCTGCAGGTCGCCCTGGTACATCAGCTCCGACAGGCCCGCCAGAGTCAGCTGCGGGGCCAGCTGAATTTCGCCCTTCTCGTTGAAGAACTGGGCGATTGCCTTCTCAAGATCCATGTGCGTCTCCGTCTGTCCTGATGATGCGGTGAACTCGAACGTTCACCCGGGTCTGCGCCGTCCGTGTCTCCGGCGGGCGCAGTGAGGAATTTTCACGGCCAACCTAACAGGTTCGCCTTCTGTATCAGTTAGTCTGGCAAACATTTCGCAATGTTACACATTCAGGGGTCGCTGCCGGGGCGTTTTCCCTCCTCACCGGTCATTGATTGATCAGCCCGTGCGACCAGTCGACGATCCACTCCGGCGTCGTCGTGCCCGGAATGACGTTCGGGTTGGAAGCGTACTGGGCGTGCACGCCGTCCGCGGCCGCCAAATCCAACGCGCGGCCGAGCGCATTGGAAATGTCCTGCGGGGCGTCGCAGATCGAGTCGTTGGGCGCGCAGAATTGCATGGTGCGGTCGGCGAGTTCACCGAAACCATGCGGCCGGGTCCCGCGCATCGTGGCGCCCGGCACCACCACCTGGACCAGGTTGCTGACCGTCTCCAACGCGATTTCCGCGCCGATGCCCGACAGCGGGTTGCCGGGATTGACCCCCACGCCGTTTTCCCGGCGGCCGTCCGCGACCAGGGCGACACCCCTGATCTTGTCGGCCGGCACGGGCCCGAGCCCGGCGCCGATCTGATCGGCGACGTCGCCGACGATGACCGCGCCCTGCGAGAACCCGGCCAGAATGAAGTCCGTCCCCGGGCACTCCTCGTTCATGTAGCCTAATTCCCCGTTGAGGCGGGACGTGCCCTCCGAACGGGACTCGTCGTAGGACATCTCGTGCTCGGCGTTGATGTTCTTGAACTGCGCCGTGTACGGCAACGTCCACACCTTCACGTCGTCGGGCTCATACGTATCCCGCAGCGGCTGCGTGATCGACAGCATGAACGAGTAGGGGTTCGCCTGCGGGTTCATGGGATCGTCGTCCGGGGCGGACTCCCAGGTGCCCGGGGCCGAAATGAACTCGACCCGGGGGCACCACGCCGGCTGCTCCGGTTCCGCGGGCGGCTCGTCATCCGGGGACGCCTCGTCGGTGAGCCCGGGAACGTCCGGCAGCGCACCGTCCTCGGTCGTCTGCAGCCAGGTCATGGCGCCGCCGACGATGAGCACGAGCACAGCGAGGACGGCGAGGATCGTGAGCACTTTTCTTCGCATTGTTCCTTAACGCAGTTCTTCAGGCCTGGGGCATGCCCACGCGCACCGCTGCCCGGCCATCAGGGGCAGTAGGTGGCGCGCGCCGACTCCTCGATGAGCTCGGTGAGCTGGCCGTGGTCCAGCTCGGTGCGGCCCTGCTCGATGAGCTGGCCCGCGACGGCGCTCGCCGTGACGTTCGTGCCCCCTTCAGAGGCGCACACGGTGGTCGCCGTACCCAGCAGGGAGGGCTCCACGCCCGCGACGTCGACGTCGGCGTCAGTGAGCGTGGCCAGATACTCCTCGTCCTCTGGGGACGTGGGCACCTCTGTCTCGGGGATCTCGGAGATCTCCCGGGCGCCCTGGTCCTCCGGGGGCGGCGGCGCGGCGACACCCGCACCGCCTTGCCCGTCAGGACGTTCCTGGGTGGTGGTTTCCTCGGCGTCCTCCGACTCCGTGGGGTCGGCGGCGCCGGTGGTCTCGGTGCCGGAACGTTCCAGCGGGGCCACCGTCGTCTCAGACTCGACGTCGTCGCTGGTCACCGTGCTTCCGCCGCAGCCGACGAGCAACGCCGCCGACGCGCCGAAGGCGGCGGCGACCAGGCCGATCCGGG from Corynebacterium maris DSM 45190 includes these protein-coding regions:
- a CDS encoding FadD32-like long-chain-fatty-acid--AMP ligase, coding for MDLEKAIAQFFNEKGEIQLAPQLTLAGLSELMYQGDLQTGGGERHCLRFWDYSESRAGVAVDYNRTEINTRIKSVAARLQQVAKIGDRVAILAGNSPEYLFAFIGALYAGMVPVPLYDPNEPGHGEHLKAVLADSTPTVVLTNKHAAGAVREHFADTPSRERPRILAVDSLPDSLAESYVNPSTTLQGQQLMASATTMPIDQTAFLQYTSGSTRTPAGVVLTNRSILTNVLQIFTAVQLKMPLRLVTWLPLHHDMGIILAVFVILLGLPMEMMNPRDFVQQPSRWVKQISRRSEDDIHTYAVVPNFALEMAVRYGTPEEGSDARFDNIDGIIIGSEPVSESAVNNFVEAFTPFGLEPTALRPSYGLAEASLLVSTPQTQERPLINYFDRDKLADGEAVEVEKGSEKAVSFASNGQVVRPQAMTIVDPETKDEIVDGLVGEIWTNGGNTAAGYLDRPEETAETFGQTLGERLAEGSRVADAPDTGWLATGDLGVIVDGQLYITGRLKDLVIIAGRNHYPQDIEATVQEASEHVRADSVAAFAVPGDDVEKLVVLLERADDAETTGDAEAVEAVRAAVSSIHGVTPDEIRVLAPNEIARSSSGKIARRVNQRNYLAENA
- a CDS encoding cutinase family protein, whose product is MRRKVLTILAVLAVLVLIVGGAMTWLQTTEDGALPDVPGLTDEASPDDEPPAEPEQPAWCPRVEFISAPGTWESAPDDDPMNPQANPYSFMLSITQPLRDTYEPDDVKVWTLPYTAQFKNINAEHEMSYDESRSEGTSRLNGELGYMNEECPGTDFILAGFSQGAVIVGDVADQIGAGLGPVPADKIRGVALVADGRRENGVGVNPGNPLSGIGAEIALETVSNLVQVVVPGATMRGTRPHGFGELADRTMQFCAPNDSICDAPQDISNALGRALDLAAADGVHAQYASNPNVIPGTTTPEWIVDWSHGLINQ
- a CDS encoding DUF732 domain-containing protein, with protein sequence MTMKSHFSRIGLVAAAFGASAALLVGCGGSTVTSDDVESETTVAPLERSGTETTGAADPTESEDAEETTTQERPDGQGGAGVAAPPPPEDQGAREISEIPETEVPTSPEDEEYLATLTDADVDVAGVEPSLLGTATTVCASEGGTNVTASAVAGQLIEQGRTELDHGQLTELIEESARATYCP